A window of the Bacteroides thetaiotaomicron VPI-5482 genome harbors these coding sequences:
- a CDS encoding SusC/RagA family TonB-linked outer membrane protein gives MRENAFVEAWKTQHRRVSMILGLTLLCAPSAISVYAENGVNDITVQAVMQTKTVKGTVLDENGEPLIGVSIVVKGTSTGTITDFDGKFSINLPAGSKELVVSYIGYKEQAIIVSGNAPLNIKMVPDTQALDEVVVIGYGTVKKRDLTGAVASVKSEDITMNPGVNPMDALQGKIAGLDITNSSGQAGSSPTVQLRGTRSLQLDEDGNISSDAFKPTYIIDGMPGDIATLNPNDIESIEVLKDASSTAIYGSSGANGVIIVTTKGSKSGKPVINFNAYAGTTMGARVPKMRTGDSYINYIKDSYKPVGTTNEEEIFGERYDAIKNNQWVNWGDEVLHSGLKQNYSISVAGGTEKTKAYFSLNYTDEKSMYENDDYKVYSTRVRIDQEINKWMNAGINVQASFSNKNSRNAVLERALFATPLGTPYNEDGSITEFPIPGSSSDPNPLADEQDGVYKNNTKAGRAYVDAYLEWKPVKGLSVKSQLGGSYSQSRAGKFMGEGSYNVLKGSTVAYGEATNKTGYNYKWENIVTYHNTFNKDHDLTVTGVTSWNYNQSEEYYVYGENPATNDMLWYALQNADNKKLNSKYLMSKGMGFIGRVNYSYKGKYLFSASSRYEADSRLSKDNRWNLFPAVSVGWRISDEAFMAGTKSWLDNLKLRVGYGVAGTTAGIAEYSSMASLENVTTSLGGMTVPSAKFTEYITNRNLTWEKTHDLNIGIDASFLNNRIDLTVDLYRTKTTDVILSQALPTSIMGNYTGSTTYKMNKNAAETENRGIELALNTRNIVKKDFTWSSTVTFTANKEKIKSLIEGQDMMFNAKKGDMVFKVGEGVGSFYRYKVLGIWQYSEKETAALFGCEPGDIKLDLPSVKKDGNGYYYMNPEGERVDITAENPYGVRADYDRQVIGRNTPDWTLGFKNNFRYKDFDLSVFLYARWGQMMNYGSVIGKYSPNPDYNIPTYFTYYDKTIEADQDVLFYAIDKSKDRSAYEGYDSMYYVDGSFFKLKNVTLGYTLPGKLTKRFGISNLRVYATMTNLFTYSPNKYVKNYDPEMNGSINFPLSRDCIFGLNLTF, from the coding sequence ATGAGAGAGAATGCATTTGTTGAAGCGTGGAAGACACAGCATAGACGCGTTTCCATGATTTTAGGGCTGACTTTATTGTGTGCCCCTTCTGCCATATCTGTTTATGCAGAAAATGGTGTGAATGATATTACTGTGCAAGCCGTCATGCAGACAAAGACAGTGAAAGGAACTGTTTTAGATGAAAATGGAGAACCGTTGATCGGTGTTTCTATTGTGGTGAAAGGTACAAGTACAGGTACGATAACTGATTTTGACGGTAAGTTCTCCATTAATCTTCCGGCCGGAAGTAAAGAACTGGTTGTTTCTTATATCGGATATAAAGAACAGGCTATCATTGTGAGCGGAAATGCCCCGCTGAATATAAAGATGGTTCCGGATACACAGGCTTTGGATGAGGTAGTGGTCATCGGTTACGGTACGGTAAAGAAACGTGATTTGACAGGTGCGGTTGCTTCTGTGAAATCAGAGGATATCACCATGAATCCGGGCGTGAATCCGATGGATGCGCTGCAAGGTAAAATTGCAGGTCTGGATATCACTAATTCTTCAGGTCAGGCAGGTTCGTCACCGACAGTTCAGTTGCGTGGTACCCGCTCTTTACAGTTGGATGAGGATGGTAATATCTCTTCAGATGCATTTAAGCCGACTTATATTATCGATGGTATGCCGGGTGATATTGCTACCTTGAATCCCAATGATATTGAATCTATCGAAGTACTGAAAGATGCATCTTCTACAGCTATCTACGGTTCAAGTGGTGCGAATGGTGTTATTATCGTGACTACGAAAGGATCCAAGAGTGGAAAACCGGTCATCAATTTTAATGCTTATGCCGGAACGACTATGGGTGCCCGAGTTCCTAAGATGCGTACGGGTGACTCATACATTAATTATATAAAAGATTCTTATAAGCCTGTCGGTACTACTAATGAGGAGGAAATTTTCGGTGAAAGATACGATGCCATCAAAAACAACCAATGGGTAAACTGGGGAGATGAAGTATTACACTCAGGTTTGAAGCAGAATTATAGTATTTCCGTTGCCGGAGGTACTGAGAAGACGAAAGCCTATTTCTCGTTGAACTATACTGATGAGAAGAGTATGTATGAGAATGATGACTATAAAGTGTACTCTACCCGTGTCCGTATAGATCAGGAAATCAATAAATGGATGAATGCCGGTATTAATGTTCAGGCATCTTTCTCCAACAAGAATTCACGTAATGCCGTTTTGGAAAGAGCATTGTTTGCCACCCCGTTAGGTACTCCTTATAATGAAGACGGCTCTATCACGGAATTCCCGATTCCAGGTTCATCATCAGACCCGAATCCGTTAGCAGACGAACAGGATGGAGTATATAAGAATAATACTAAAGCAGGAAGGGCTTATGTTGACGCTTATCTTGAATGGAAACCGGTAAAAGGATTGTCTGTCAAGTCACAGCTTGGAGGCAGTTATTCTCAATCTCGTGCCGGTAAATTTATGGGAGAAGGCTCCTATAATGTGTTGAAAGGCAGTACGGTGGCATATGGCGAAGCTACCAATAAGACGGGATATAATTACAAATGGGAAAACATAGTAACTTATCACAATACATTTAATAAGGATCATGACCTGACGGTTACAGGGGTTACTTCCTGGAATTACAATCAGAGTGAAGAATATTATGTCTATGGTGAAAACCCGGCGACCAATGATATGTTGTGGTATGCATTGCAGAATGCTGATAATAAGAAACTGAACAGCAAATATCTGATGTCGAAAGGGATGGGCTTTATCGGTCGTGTCAACTACTCATACAAAGGTAAATACCTGTTTTCTGCTTCCAGTCGTTATGAAGCGGATTCCCGTTTGTCGAAAGACAATAGATGGAATTTATTCCCGGCAGTTTCTGTAGGCTGGAGAATCTCGGATGAAGCATTTATGGCTGGTACAAAAAGCTGGTTGGATAACTTGAAACTGCGTGTAGGCTATGGTGTTGCCGGAACTACTGCCGGTATTGCTGAATACAGTTCTATGGCATCTTTGGAAAATGTGACAACCTCTTTGGGAGGAATGACTGTTCCGTCAGCCAAGTTTACGGAGTATATCACTAACCGTAATCTGACATGGGAAAAGACTCATGACTTGAATATTGGTATTGACGCCAGCTTCCTCAATAATCGTATTGATCTGACGGTGGATTTGTATCGGACAAAAACAACGGATGTAATTCTTTCTCAGGCATTGCCGACATCTATTATGGGTAATTACACAGGTAGCACTACTTATAAAATGAACAAGAATGCTGCTGAAACAGAAAATCGCGGTATTGAACTTGCTCTTAATACTCGTAATATTGTGAAGAAAGATTTTACTTGGAGCTCAACAGTGACATTTACCGCCAACAAAGAAAAAATTAAATCTTTGATCGAAGGGCAGGATATGATGTTCAATGCAAAAAAGGGTGATATGGTGTTCAAAGTCGGCGAAGGAGTCGGTTCTTTCTATAGATATAAAGTGTTGGGTATCTGGCAATATAGCGAAAAGGAAACTGCTGCTTTGTTCGGATGCGAACCGGGCGATATTAAGCTGGATTTACCTAGTGTGAAGAAGGACGGAAATGGTTATTATTATATGAATCCTGAAGGAGAGCGCGTTGATATTACGGCAGAAAATCCTTATGGTGTACGTGCGGATTATGATCGTCAGGTAATAGGTCGTAATACTCCGGACTGGACATTGGGCTTTAAGAATAATTTCAGATACAAAGATTTTGATTTGTCTGTCTTCCTTTATGCACGTTGGGGGCAAATGATGAACTATGGTAGTGTGATAGGTAAATATTCGCCTAATCCGGATTACAATATTCCTACTTATTTTACTTACTATGACAAGACGATCGAAGCAGATCAGGATGTCTTGTTCTATGCTATCGATAAATCCAAGGATAGAAGTGCTTATGAAGGATATGATTCGATGTATTATGTGGATGGATCATTCTTTAAACTTAAAAACGTAACATTGGGTTATACGTTACCCGGTAAACTTACAAAACGTTTTGGTATCAGTAATCTGAGAGTTTATGCGACAATGACCAACCTGTTTACTTATTCGCCAAACAAATATGTGAAGAATTACGATCCGGAAATGAACGGAAGCATCAACTTCCCATTGTCTCGTGATTGCATATTTGGTCTTAATTTAACTTTCTAA
- a CDS encoding GNAT family N-acetyltransferase: MPLKLTTYYRGKDIPDLPGTNTFHSKELFQIYESTPGYTPLLIVATEEGRPVARLLAAIRKTKKWLPSSLVKQCVVYGAGEFLDTSLPASKEKEEEIFGEMLEHLTQEASRTCILIEFRNLDNSMFGYRFFRKNDFFPVNWLRVRNSLHSTQKAEDRFSPSRIRQIRKGLKNGAKVVEAHTVEEIKEFSRMLHKVYSSRIRRYFPANDFFRHMNSMLIRGKQAKIFIVKYKEKIIGGSVCIYSGENAFIWFSGGMRKTYALQSPGILAVWKALEDAHERGFRHMEFMDVGLPFRKHGYRDFVLRFGGKQSSTRRWFRISWSWLNNLLVKFYV, encoded by the coding sequence ATGCCACTTAAACTAACAACATATTATCGCGGAAAAGACATTCCTGATTTACCGGGAACCAATACTTTTCATTCCAAGGAGTTGTTTCAGATCTATGAATCGACTCCGGGATATACCCCGCTACTGATAGTGGCAACAGAAGAAGGCAGACCTGTAGCACGCCTGCTTGCCGCCATACGCAAGACCAAAAAGTGGCTTCCCTCCTCTCTTGTCAAACAATGTGTGGTATATGGTGCAGGTGAATTTCTGGACACTTCTCTACCGGCAAGTAAAGAGAAGGAGGAAGAAATTTTCGGTGAAATGCTGGAGCATCTCACACAAGAAGCATCACGCACCTGCATTCTTATTGAATTCCGCAATCTGGATAATTCCATGTTCGGTTACCGTTTCTTCCGAAAGAACGACTTTTTTCCGGTCAACTGGCTGCGTGTCCGTAACTCTCTGCATAGTACGCAGAAAGCGGAAGACCGTTTCAGCCCATCACGTATCCGTCAGATCCGGAAAGGGCTCAAAAACGGAGCCAAAGTAGTAGAAGCCCATACGGTGGAAGAGATTAAGGAATTCTCGCGGATGCTGCACAAAGTTTATTCTTCACGAATACGGAGATATTTCCCTGCCAATGACTTTTTCCGCCACATGAACAGCATGCTTATCAGAGGAAAACAGGCAAAAATATTCATCGTAAAATACAAGGAAAAGATTATCGGCGGCTCCGTCTGCATCTATTCCGGCGAAAATGCTTTTATCTGGTTTTCAGGAGGAATGCGAAAGACCTATGCACTGCAGTCACCCGGCATACTGGCAGTATGGAAAGCACTTGAAGATGCCCATGAACGGGGATTCCGTCACATGGAGTTCATGGATGTAGGACTTCCCTTCCGCAAGCATGGTTATCGTGATTTCGTACTCCGTTTCGGAGGCAAACAAAGCAGTACCCGCCGCTGGTTCCGTATCAGCTGGTCATGGCTGAATAATCTTCTGGTCAAGTTTTATGTCTAA
- the mce gene encoding methylmalonyl-CoA epimerase — protein MKISHIEHLGIAVKSIEEALPYYENVLGLKCYNIETVEDQKVRTAFLKVGETKIELLEPTCPESTIAKFIENKGAGVHHVAFAVEDGVANALAEAESKEIRLIDKAPRKGAEGLNIAFLHPKSTLGVLTELCEH, from the coding sequence ATGAAGATTTCACACATTGAGCATCTGGGCATTGCTGTAAAAAGCATCGAAGAAGCCCTTCCTTACTACGAAAACGTATTGGGTCTGAAATGTTACAACATCGAAACAGTAGAAGATCAAAAAGTAAGAACCGCTTTTTTAAAGGTAGGTGAAACAAAAATCGAATTGTTGGAGCCGACTTGCCCCGAAAGCACCATTGCTAAATTTATTGAAAACAAAGGTGCAGGTGTTCATCACGTAGCATTTGCCGTAGAAGATGGCGTAGCTAATGCTTTGGCAGAAGCAGAAAGCAAAGAAATCCGTCTGATTGACAAGGCTCCCCGCAAAGGTGCCGAAGGTCTGAACATCGCTTTCCTTCACCCGAAATCAACACTGGGTGTGCTGACAGAACTCTGCGAACACTAA
- a CDS encoding acyl-CoA carboxylase subunit beta, translated as MSNQLEKIKELIERRAVARIGGGEKAIAKQHEKGKYTARERIAMLLDEGSFEEMDMFVEHRCTNFGMEKKHYPGDGVVTGCGTIEGRLVYLFAQDFTVTAGSLSETMSLKICKIMDQAMKMGAPCIGINDSGGARIQEGINALAGYAEIFQRNILASGVIPQISGIFGPCAGGAVYSPALTDFTLMMEGTSYMFLTGPKVVKTVTGEDVSQENLGGASVHSTKSGVTHFTAKTEEEGLALIRTLLSYIPQNNLEEAPYVDCTDPIDRLEDSLNDIIPDSPNKPYDMYEVISAIVDNGEFLEIQKDYAKNIIIGFARFNGQSVGIVANQPKFLAGVLDSNASRKGARFVRFCDAFNIPIVSLVDVPGFLPGTGQEYNGVILHGAKLLYAYGEATVPKVTITLRKSYGGSHIVMSCKQLRGDMNYAWPTAEIAVMGGAGAVEVLYAREAKDQENPAQFLAEKEAEYTKLFANPYNAAKYGYIDDVIEPRNTRFRVIRALQQLQTKKLSNPAKKHGNIPL; from the coding sequence ATGAGTAATCAACTTGAAAAAATTAAAGAGCTTATTGAACGCCGTGCCGTTGCACGCATCGGAGGCGGCGAAAAAGCAATTGCGAAGCAACATGAAAAAGGGAAATACACAGCGCGTGAGCGTATAGCCATGCTGTTGGATGAAGGTAGCTTCGAAGAAATGGACATGTTCGTTGAGCACAGATGCACGAACTTCGGCATGGAGAAAAAGCACTATCCGGGTGATGGTGTAGTAACCGGTTGCGGTACTATCGAAGGTCGTCTCGTATATCTTTTTGCACAGGACTTTACCGTTACTGCAGGTTCACTGTCGGAAACAATGTCACTGAAGATCTGTAAGATTATGGATCAGGCAATGAAGATGGGTGCTCCTTGTATCGGTATCAATGACTCGGGCGGTGCACGTATCCAGGAAGGTATTAACGCTTTGGCAGGTTACGCAGAAATCTTCCAGCGCAATATCCTCGCTTCGGGTGTCATTCCGCAGATTTCCGGTATCTTCGGTCCTTGTGCCGGCGGTGCTGTTTATTCTCCGGCACTGACAGACTTCACACTGATGATGGAAGGTACTTCTTATATGTTCCTTACAGGTCCGAAAGTTGTGAAAACTGTAACCGGTGAAGACGTAAGCCAGGAAAACCTCGGCGGAGCAAGCGTTCACTCTACCAAATCGGGTGTTACTCATTTCACTGCCAAAACAGAAGAAGAAGGTCTGGCATTGATCCGCACACTTCTGAGCTATATTCCTCAAAACAACCTCGAAGAAGCTCCATATGTGGATTGCACAGATCCGATCGACCGTCTGGAAGATTCACTGAACGATATTATCCCCGACAGCCCCAACAAACCGTATGATATGTACGAGGTTATCAGCGCTATCGTAGACAACGGCGAATTCCTGGAAATCCAGAAAGACTATGCCAAGAATATCATTATCGGTTTTGCCCGTTTCAACGGTCAGTCTGTAGGTATTGTAGCCAATCAGCCTAAATTCCTTGCCGGTGTACTCGACAGCAACGCATCTCGCAAAGGCGCACGTTTCGTTCGTTTCTGCGATGCTTTCAATATCCCTATCGTGTCGTTGGTAGACGTACCGGGATTCCTTCCGGGAACAGGCCAGGAATACAATGGCGTTATCCTTCATGGTGCCAAACTGCTGTATGCTTACGGTGAAGCTACTGTACCTAAAGTAACAATCACATTGCGTAAATCTTACGGTGGTTCTCACATCGTGATGAGTTGTAAACAACTTCGTGGTGACATGAACTATGCTTGGCCAACAGCTGAAATCGCTGTAATGGGTGGTGCAGGTGCAGTAGAAGTATTGTACGCGCGTGAAGCCAAAGACCAGGAAAATCCGGCTCAGTTCCTTGCCGAAAAAGAAGCAGAATATACAAAACTGTTTGCCAACCCTTATAATGCAGCTAAGTATGGTTACATCGATGATGTCATCGAACCCCGTAACACACGTTTCCGCGTGATCCGTGCTTTGCAGCAGTTGCAGACTAAGAAACTGTCTAATCCGGCGAAGAAACATGGTAATATTCCGTTGTAA
- a CDS encoding OadG family transporter subunit produces the protein MNKTKIGIFLSLLLLIGLTSCGEQKSNNKLLLNEVLIDNQNNFQDDYGLHSAWIEIFNKSYGSADLAACLLKVSSQPGDTVTYFIPKGDILTLVKPRQHALFWADGEPNRGTFHTSFKLNPETANWVGLFDSGRKLLDQVVIPAGTLGPNQSYARISDGAADWEVKGGSKDKYVTPSTNNKTLDSNAKMEKFEEHDSVGIGMSISAMSVVFCGLILLFIAFKVVGKVAVNLSKRNAMKAKGIDKVEAKELSQAPGEVYAAISMALHEMQDEVHDVEETVLTITRVKRSYSPWSSKIYTLRENPNRK, from the coding sequence ATGAACAAAACCAAAATCGGAATATTCCTTTCTCTGCTGTTGCTGATTGGATTGACTTCCTGCGGAGAGCAAAAGTCGAACAATAAGCTATTGCTGAATGAAGTCCTGATAGACAATCAAAACAACTTTCAGGATGACTACGGCTTGCACAGTGCATGGATTGAAATATTCAACAAATCATACGGTAGCGCAGACTTAGCAGCTTGTTTATTGAAAGTAAGCAGCCAGCCGGGCGATACAGTAACCTATTTTATCCCGAAAGGTGACATACTTACATTAGTAAAGCCACGCCAACATGCGTTATTTTGGGCAGACGGCGAACCTAATCGTGGTACCTTCCATACCAGCTTCAAACTGAACCCTGAAACAGCCAATTGGGTCGGTCTTTTTGATTCAGGCAGAAAGCTACTTGATCAAGTTGTCATACCAGCAGGAACTTTAGGTCCCAACCAGTCTTATGCACGCATAAGCGACGGAGCAGCAGACTGGGAAGTAAAAGGCGGAAGCAAAGACAAATACGTAACCCCGAGCACGAACAACAAAACCCTTGACAGTAATGCCAAGATGGAAAAGTTCGAAGAACATGACTCAGTCGGTATCGGTATGTCTATTTCAGCCATGAGCGTAGTATTCTGCGGATTGATTCTTCTCTTCATTGCCTTCAAGGTGGTAGGTAAAGTTGCTGTCAACCTGAGCAAACGCAATGCGATGAAGGCTAAAGGCATCGATAAAGTCGAAGCGAAAGAGCTTTCACAGGCTCCGGGTGAAGTTTATGCTGCTATTTCAATGGCATTACACGAAATGCAGGATGAGGTACATGACGTAGAAGAAACGGTGCTGACCATCACTCGTGTGAAACGCAGCTATTCACCGTGGAGTTCGAAGATTTACACCTTGCGTGAAAATCCTAACAGAAAGTAA